From the Methanobacterium sp. BAmetb5 genome, the window ATAAACAATGGGACCATATTCCGGGAAATCTGCTATGTAAAGTTCCTCATGAACATCTCCACCAGCATAATAGTCAAACCTTTGAGGAAGATAAGATAGTTTAAGACTGTCAGTAGGTAACTTCCTAGGTAAAATATCCAGTCCTGCGTGGAAAACAAAAATCTTAAATCCCTCTTCAGATTCTAAACTAGTTCTATCTAGCATTTCAAAATACTCTCTTTCTAATCCGAGTTTTTTAGCGGAAATACCAACTAATTTAGCTTTAGTTTTGGGATCAACCGTGAATTTAAGCCCTAATTTCTCTTCACCTGTTTCTTCATCATCATAAATTTCAGGTAAGAATATTTTTTTCAATAAACCACTTTCAGCAATAATATCAATTATAGAAGTTGCATTTGGGCTGAAATCATGACTCCCATATATCACATAGATGGGAATTCCCAGTTCATTGATTTCTTTTAGTTTTCCCACAGCATCTTTAACTACACCTAAATCTGGTAGATTTGAGTGAAATAAATCCCCCGCTATTATTATAAAATCGACATTCTCTTCAACGCATGTGTTCAATATATATTCAAATGTTTCAAATTCTAATTTTCTTAATTCAGGGGTTTTTTGAGCCCCTAAATGAACATCAGCTAAATGAGCAAATTTATACATTTTTATCAGCCTGAAATCTGTGTACGTACTTTTTCCTGTTTACCCTCATTTCCGGTTTGGAACTTTTTAATATAATCATTGAAATAGGGGATTTTGATTGGAATAGCAAATTTAGTGAATACACTACTTACGATAGCTTCTCCTTTATCCAAACTAGCAATGATGCGATTATCTTCAGATAGATCTTGAGCAGCACTTTCAATTATTGCATGTCTTTCTACAGACATTTCATTTCCCAAAATTATTTTAGTGTTCATATTCGCAAGAATGGTTTTTGGTATAAGGCTTGACAACTGAGTAATAGCAATCAGTCCAATCTGGAATTTACGTCCTTCCCTAGCTATAGTACCATATATATTATTTCCACCAGGGGATTCCATAGCTTCTTTACCTAAAACACGAGGTGCTTCTTCAATTATAACACTAATAACTGGTTTTTTCCGCAATTCATCAGTATTGTACTCTTTATACTGGTAAAATAATTTCTCTAAGATCATGCTTCCGACTAATAACTCTTCGGGGTCATTCAATTTTGAGCTGTCAATAATAACGATCTTACCTTGTTCCAGAGACTCAGTTATGTTGTCAATAGTACTTTCACCAACAACTCCACCTTTAAAGAGGCTACTTCTGTAACCTAATTTGACCTCACCCTCTTCATCTTTTTTAACATAAATACCAAGAATATTCTCTAATTTTCGTTTCAAAACTTGCAAAGTTTTTGGATGAACTCCCTCAATATGGTGAGTATTAAATGTCTCAAAAATCCAGTTTTCTCCAAAACGATTGTGGATGAGGTACACTGCTTCACTTTGTGCTTGAGTTAAGTAAGTTAAGCCTTTGACCTGTTTAGGAGTAATTGATTTAATATTTATAATTAGTTTAGATTGGCCAATAGGAGGATCAGTTGAATAATACTCTAAAAAATCATCACTATCCTCATGATCTTTCAATCCAATATCATTCCGCCCATAATACTCATCGTGAGGATCTAAAACTAATATACCTGCATCTTTAGAACTTAAAAGACTGCACAACATCACTTTTACTAGATTACTCTTCCCCCGCCCAGTTGTGGCTGGAATTAATATGTGGTGAGTTAAAGCATCTTTAGCATTTATATAAACATTTAAATCTTCTAGAACATTTGAACCGCTTCGAACATTCCCCAAATATAATGAATTTTGTGTGTTTTTAGGTTTTAAAAATTTAAGATCTTCTGTTTCAATAGAAAAGAGAGGATTAAAGAAATTTGGTAATCTTTTAGGGCTCTTCGTTTCGTATTTATCTTTTTTTTGATGAACGGCTAACATTGGTTTAGCCGCAGCCACAGAATAATTAGCTAATTCAGGTTCAACAAATCCTAAATCAGGGTTATGGCCTTCTAATTCCATACCTGCGAGTAATTCATGCATTGCCGGAGATATCTGGCTTTTATATTCTATATCTTTAATTTGGAGGATCGTGTAATTTCTGTTGTTATACAAATCTTCGGGGTCAAAATTATCATTAACCACTAATAATTCACCAATCTCGAGTTTGTCGCCACTTCTTTCCCTAATTAAAATGTTTTTTAATCCACCACCAACAATTTGACCTCGTTTATCCATTTTATCCTCTCTTTATTTATTATCCAATTTTTCATGTGTGTCTACAATTTTCATCAGAGGATTAACTTTTGACCAAACCCCTTTTCTTGAAAGTTCAGAATATAATTTAGTTTTGTAACCTTCTAACTCATCATTTTTAACTCTAGCCCACATGTCAGCATCAATTAATCCATAAGGATATCCAGGTAATCTTATATCTCTTGAATTGTCAGCCACCAATGAAAGAACTTCTAAAATATCATCTTTATTCATTTTATCTGCTTGTTCTTTTAATATTTCAAATCTGAAAGAAGTATAAGCATGTTTATTTAACTTGACTATCATTATTAGAGCACGATGATTAGAATTTTCTTCTTTACTCTTCGCTACAGGATAATAACACCATTTATCATAAGACAAATTAGATTCCTCAGCTAATCTTTGAATAGAATCAACAAGGGAAATTTGAGTGTCAGTTGTTAATCTACAAGTTTTAGACAGGCCTGCGAAGATTACCTTTTTTTCTAAAGCTTTTTTAAATACATTATCAACATATTTGTATTCATTAGTATGACTTGTCTGTAATGATCCATCTTTAATTATTATATCCCCAGAATCTAACTCAGAATCGATCATATGTTCTGCGATTGTCCATTCTGAAAATCTCCGGGCCATTGACGCCATTCTTTCCATTCCCGCCTGTGTACCCGTTTCTATTTCCTCATCATGAGTGCTTGCTTTAAGATCTTTCTCATTTGGCAAATATTTTAGAAAATCCTCTTCAGCAGCTATTTTCGTTTGGAATTCTATATTTTTACCATCCATTTTGGAAGAAGTGAACGATAAAAACTCAATACGCTGTGAAATATTAGATCTGGGAGCTATACGCTCATTATTTCGGAAAATGTTGAAATAAACACGATTTAATTGAACAGAATATTCTGGAGCAGGGAGTAATTCTTGGTTTCCACCGTCAATAAAAGCAAGTTTCTTTTGGTTTTTTGAAGCTTTTATTTCATGGAAATTCTTTTCATCTAAAGGATAGGACTTGTAATTCTTTTCATTGAAGAAAGGATTTCCTAATTTCCTTTGAGATATGTCCGAACTCAGTATTTCAGCAATTTCTCTGATACTTTTAATGTATAATCCCCCATTGACTATACATAAGATTAAATTTAAGGGTAAATATTTTTTTTGAAGTTTTGTTACCTATCTTTCATAACTAACAGTTTTTCTTGAAGAATTCCAGGGTAAATTATTATTTAATTAACTAAAAACTATTGAATCCTCCATTCTGACTATATGATTATGTTAATTCATTTAAAAATAAAAATATGTGATTTGTATACTTAATCAATTAAATAATTCTATCTTCAGGTAAAAAAATAAGAATTTAAAGTTTAAAAAATAGATTTAAAAAATTAAATAGACTAACTCCATTTGTTACTCTCAGACTATGGAGAATCCACCGTCTACAAAAATGGTCTGTCCGGTTATATAGGAGGAGGCATCCGATGAGAGGAATAGGATTGCTCCGTTTAGTTCTCCTTTCCGGGCAGGGCGGTTGAGGGGTACGATCCTGCTGTACGCTTTTAGGAAGTCATCAGATTTAAAGAGAGTGTCGGCGGTCATTTCCGATTCAAAAAGACCGGGACCAACTGCATTTACGGTTATTCCGTATTTTCCGTAGGAGCAGGCCATTCCCATGGTCAGTCCACGAACCGCTGCTTTTGATGCATTGTAAACGTGGCGTATGAACATGTCATCCTTGTCTCCAGCAATGGAGTTGATGGAACTGGTGTTCACGATTTTCCCGTACTTATTTTCAATCATGTGGGGGATAACGTGTTTGGAGACCAGGAAAATTCCTTTAACATTTACATCCATTCCCATATCCCAATCTTCCACACATAAATCACACACTCCACCCCGAATTGCCACTCCGGCATTGTTCAGGAGGATATCTATCTTTCCAAAGTAACCAATCACTTCTTCAATGGCTTTTTCCACGCTTTCCTCATGGGCCACATCACACTGCACTGCCAGGGCCCTTCGTCCGGTTGATCGGATTTCCTCAGCCAGGGCCTCCAATCTTTCTTTTCTCCGGGCCAGAAGTGCTACATCTGCACCTTGTTGGGCGTATGCCCTTGCTGCATCTGCTCCCAGACCACCGGAAGCACCGGTCACCACGGCCACTTTCCCCTTTAAATCACAGTAATTTTCCATTTAATCCCTCCTATTACGTTTAAGTTAATCTGTACTTTTTGCCATATCTTTCCCAGTAATTATTCTGGGTTGTATAGTATAACCATAGGACTTATCCCCCTAAAAAACTAGCGATTGTTCTGTTTGTAACGATTAATTATTATAGTTAGGTCCAAATGATCTTATAGGAAGAACTAAAAAAACATAGATGATGATCTATGGATACAAAATCTAGGATTCTCCAAACCGCCTTCAATCTCTTTCTGGAAAAAGGATTTGCGAGTGTTTCCTTAAATGAAGTTATAAAAGCATCAGATATTACCACTGGCGGCTTTTATTACCATTTCGATAGTAAAGATTCCTTAATGGTCGCAGTTATTGAAAAATATATATTTAACTATTTTAATTCAACCATAGAACAGATAAAAAACTTCCAGGGGGATCCACAGGAAAAATTGAAAAGAGTGGTGCTGACCCTGGTGGGGGCTGATTTAAACACCAGTAAACAGACGGAAATTATGGAAAACTCCACCGGCATTGATTACAGAGTGTTACACATATTATTAATAGAAGGCGTCCACAAATACAACATAATTAAGGAACATTACATGAAATTTTATTATAATCTACTTGAATTCAACAAGGAAATCATTGCGGAAGGCATATCCCAGGGAGTAATAAGGAACGATGCTGACCCCACTGAACTCGCACTGATGACCCAGAGTGTTATGATTGGAACAATTATGATGTGGGTAGTAATGCCCACCATACCTTTAGAACAGATAATGACCTCCAACATAAATCAATTATGGGATCACTTAAAATATGTTCACTAATTTTTCTTTATTTCCCTTTAACTCTTACAAATTAGTTATTTACGGAAACTATGAATTTCTGAATCGTTTTAGAGGAATTGGTTTAGAGAAGAAAGGGATTATGTCTGGAATTACATCTCAACCCAAATTTCAGTACTAAAAATAACTTAACATTCTTCTTTAGTTGAACGAGATTTAATCCAAATACCATACCCACAATCATTAAAATTATACCTACAATTTGGAATCCTTTTCCATGAGTTTGATAATATCCTAAATAAACATCTATGGCATTGATAATGAAAAGACAAATCCCTGATAGGAATGAAGTTAGAGCCAGTTTAGGATAATTAGTTTCCATAAAGAGAATTAAGTTATTCAGTAATTAAAATTATAGTAAGAACCTTTAAAAATAATAAATTCAAGGATTCTATCAAAAAAAATAGAAGTAAATAATTGGGTCTAGTTGAATTTAGTTTAAATTAAAGAGAATTGATTTAACCATTATTAAATCATTCCACATCTTTTCTTTCACCCCGCCACCAGGAGACAAATACTCCAATGAAACAAAGTGCAGTGAACACTATGAAACATAGTTGTATACTCTCCAGGAGTGCAGGGAACTGGTCAGGAGTTATCTGCACCCTTCCGATTAACAGGGAAAAGACCAGGGTGGCTATTCCAATACTCAGGGTCTGGCCTATAAGGCGCATGGTGCTCACTGTGGCGGAGGCCACTCCGTAGAATTTTCTTTGCACAGCGCCCATTATCACGTTGGTGTTGGGTGAGGAGAATAGTCCGAATCCCAGTCCCAGCACCGCCAATCCCAGGATTATGTTGGTGATCGGGGTGGTGGAGTCAATGAAGGTCATGGTAAACAGAGCAATAGTTACTGTAGCCATTCCCGCGGTGGCTATAAGACGTGCCTCAATACGATCAGACATTCTACCAGCAATAGGGGCAGTTATAGCCATAATTATGGGCTGAGCCACCAGTATTATGCCTGCGGTCTGTGGTTCCAGTCCCTTGATGTACTGGAGGTAGTAGCTTAAGAGTAAGGTAACGGCAAAGGTGGCACTGTAGTTAATGAGAGCAGCCAGACTGGAAAAAGTAAATGCAGTGTTTTTAAACAATCTTATATTAAATACCGGGCTTTTAGCCCGGAGTTCCCAGCGGATGAATGCCAAGAAGCCCACAACTCCCAGTATTAACATGGCCCATCCATCTATCTGTGGTAAACTGGAAAACCCGTACATCACCAGGAAAAGCATTAAACTGTAGAGTATTGAACCCCAGTAGTCGAATTTTTCTCCCTTAGAGGCAGCCCATTCATCATGGAGTTTCCAGAAGACTATACCTATAACCAGAAGTCCGAAGGGAACCATCAATAAGAATAAACTTCTCCATCCAAGGTATTGGGTCATTAAACCCCCTAAAACAGGACCAAATGATAAACCAACGTAAACTGCTGCTACGTTAATCCCAATAGCCTTTCCTCTGTGTTGGGGCGGGTAAACTGAGGTGATTATGGCTAGTCCAGTTACGAAGATCATGGCGGTACCAATTCCCTGCAGTATCCGGGAGGCAATCAAGAAGTAGGCGGAGGGTGAGAAGGCACAGAACAAAGAGGCCAGGGTGAATATGGCCAGACCGTAGGTGAATATTCTCTTCATACCATGTATATCGGCCACTCTCCCAAAGGGTACAGCGAATATGGCAGCTGCCAGTAAAAATCCATTGGTCACCCAGTTTAGGAGGATGGCATCGGCACCAAATTCAAGTCCAATGGAAGGGAGTGCAATGTTAACTGACGACCCCATGAAGGGTGTGAAAAAGGAAGCTATGGTAGCAGCTAACAGAGCGGCAATTTTAATATCATTACTTACGGTAGGGGTGTTATCAGGAGTCATATAAAAAAATTCACCAGACCTGTGCTTTTTTTAAATGAAATAATTAAAGGCTAAAGGAACAATTTGAAAGGGATTAAGGGAATTAATAGCGAGGAGAAATTTGGTTTAATAGATTTAAAAATAAAAAAATGAGAGGATGTTGTCTGAGTTGAACTCAGACGATTTTGTGTTTCTGTAAGAGGAGCAGTTCCTCGGTGGAAACTTTCTTACCCTCTAGGAACTTGCGGTAGATTTCTTCGGCTTTCTCCCTTTCCACGGAGTTTTTCTTGCGCACGATTTCATCTTCAATGCTTCGTTCCTTGGCTTTAACTCTGTCCATTCCTTTATTAGCTTTCCTTATTTTACCAAAGGTTGCTTTAACTTCATCGTGGACTTTGTTTGCCGTTTCCCGGGTTTCTATGAATTTTTGATGGGCTGCATCTGCCTGGCTGCGGATTTCATCGATTTTGCGGAAGTATTCCAGCATTTTCTCGTGGGTCTCCTGGGCCTGGTCAGATAACTCTACCACTTTAGCGTGATAGCCTTCAGATTCTTCTTTGAGTTTTAAAGCTTCACCGCGGCTTTCTTCATCTTCCTGCATGCCCTGAAGCTTTTTACGAAGATCGGTAACTTTCTTAACCAGCTCATTTTCTTTTCGGATGTCCAGGACTCTGGTTTCAATGGTTTTTTCCAGGCGTTTTATTTCATCTTCCACCTGGACTGCTTCTCTCCTTCCAGAAGTCCATTCCATTTTCTTGTAAGCTTGATGAGCTTCATCACGTAGCTTTTTATATTTTTTAACTTCCTGGTTGATTTGATCCCTTTCATCCCTGTATTTCAGGGCGTTATCAAGGTTTCCTCTGATTTTGGCGTTTAATTCATCCCGTTCCTGACGGAATACCTTTGCCTCATCATTCAACTTGTCCCTCTTAGCTGTGAGTTCTTTGAGGGTTTTTTCCAGGTCTTTTTTCTGAGATAAAAGCTCAGTGAAGCTTTCTTTGGCTTCTTCTTCTGCCTTTTCAGAAGCCTTTTTAGAAGAGCCATCATCAAATATTTCCAGTAATTCTCTCAGGTCCTTTTTCTCAACAACGACGTCAGCCATTTCCCTTAAAACTGGTTTAGCATTGAAAGCTATTCCCAGTCCTGCTTCTTCTAGCATGGAAACATCATTGGCCCCATCACCAACCGCGGCAGTTTCTTCCGGTGAGATTTTTTCCATTTTCATTATGTCCTGTAGGATTTCCCTCTTGGTGCCATCCACCAGGGGTCCATTGACTTCACCGGTTAGCGCGCCATCTTCCTCCTGAAGTGTGTTGAAATACACATAGTCCAGGTCCAGTTCATCTTTCATGCGCTGGGCAATACAATCAAAACTGCCGGTTATGGTTGCTATTTTATAACCCCGTTTTTTGAGCTCTTTAACGCTTTCTTTTGCCCCTTCCATAAGGGGAATTTCCAGCATTACCTTGTTGATATCTTCAACAGATGCTCCTTTCAAGAGTGATACTCTTTCTTTCAGGGCGGTTCCAAAATCTATTTCTCCTTCCATTGCTTGACTGGTTATTTTGGAAATTTCTTCTTCTACTCCAGTCAATTTTGCCATCTCGTCTATGACTTCACCGTCAATTAGGACGTTATCAAGATCAAATGCGATAAGTTTAATCAAAAGATCACCAAATGCTACTTAAAAAGATAGAATTATAATAAATCTAATTCAGCTAATCTTTCCTTTGTTTTTTCTACACCAAGTTGTGCGTCTGCGATAGTTTTTGCACCTGTACATACTACTTTTCCTGATCCGAATAGTAATAGTACTACTTTTGGTTCACCCAATCGGTAAACCAGACCAGGGAATTGTTCTGGTTCGTATTCGGTGTTTTCCAGGTCCAGGGCCACTGCCTCTAGGTTAAGAGTTTTATCTAAATTAGCAGAAGCAACTATGTTCTGAACTTTAATTTCAAATTCGTGGGGTATATCAGGGTCTAATGCGCGCATTTTGTCCACAGCAATGTGAATTGCTTTTATCGAGTTCTCAATGGACTTTGCACCTGTGCACACTAATTTGCCGGATCCAAATATTAAAGCAGCTGTTTTAGGCTCTTTAATCTTATAAACCAATCCGGGGAATTGTTCGAGGTTATATTCCACACCTTCCAACGCGGGTGCGACTTGGGGAAGGTCTATATCTTTCCCAAGCGTTGCGGAAGTAACTATGTTCTCCACTTTGATTTCAACTTTTGTCATCTAACATCCTCCCATGGTTACTTAATTAACCATGTACTTTTTATTCTTTTATAAAAGGCTTTATATAAATTATATAAATGACCATAAATTGGACATAAAAATAGTGAGTTTTATAATACCAATTGTTTTATTAAAAGATTCATTATCTACTTTTCTACCTTATGTTCCTGACTATATATATTAGTTTCCGGTTATGTTTAAAAAATAATATTTATTTATAGTTTATACTGCCCCCTAACCAAATTATTTTAGGATATTCCATGGGTTAAGATAATCAGAGTATGCAAATTAAACAAATTTTCAAATATGTGATAATCAATACCCATTAATAAAACTTAT encodes:
- a CDS encoding DNA repair exonuclease, with amino-acid sequence MYKFAHLADVHLGAQKTPELRKLEFETFEYILNTCVEENVDFIIIAGDLFHSNLPDLGVVKDAVGKLKEINELGIPIYVIYGSHDFSPNATSIIDIIAESGLLKKIFLPEIYDDEETGEEKLGLKFTVDPKTKAKLVGISAKKLGLEREYFEMLDRTSLESEEGFKIFVFHAGLDILPRKLPTDSLKLSYLPQRFDYYAGGDVHEELYIADFPEYGPIVYPGSPFAGYPRDMEMSACKKNKGKTLKRGFYIVEFDEKVKNIKFCKSKKVEYECLHFNAKNKTSNQLNDEIMNKIEVTDFNEKIVIVKVQGTLTSGKTSDINFNEVRMKIRDKGAIHVGISHFSFRSKEFEAVTYKGEEDSEIERNLFKDNISNVDVLDDDLNDENGVDLAVNLMNILKESQKVNEKKANYSNRILKDSLNILNI
- a CDS encoding ATP-binding protein, with product MDKRGQIVGGGLKNILIRERSGDKLEIGELLVVNDNFDPEDLYNNRNYTILQIKDIEYKSQISPAMHELLAGMELEGHNPDLGFVEPELANYSVAAAKPMLAVHQKKDKYETKSPKRLPNFFNPLFSIETEDLKFLKPKNTQNSLYLGNVRSGSNVLEDLNVYINAKDALTHHILIPATTGRGKSNLVKVMLCSLLSSKDAGILVLDPHDEYYGRNDIGLKDHEDSDDFLEYYSTDPPIGQSKLIINIKSITPKQVKGLTYLTQAQSEAVYLIHNRFGENWIFETFNTHHIEGVHPKTLQVLKRKLENILGIYVKKDEEGEVKLGYRSSLFKGGVVGESTIDNITESLEQGKIVIIDSSKLNDPEELLVGSMILEKLFYQYKEYNTDELRKKPVISVIIEEAPRVLGKEAMESPGGNNIYGTIAREGRKFQIGLIAITQLSSLIPKTILANMNTKIILGNEMSVERHAIIESAAQDLSEDNRIIASLDKGEAIVSSVFTKFAIPIKIPYFNDYIKKFQTGNEGKQEKVRTQISG
- a CDS encoding DNA double-strand break repair nuclease NurA, producing the protein MLCIVNGGLYIKSIREIAEILSSDISQRKLGNPFFNEKNYKSYPLDEKNFHEIKASKNQKKLAFIDGGNQELLPAPEYSVQLNRVYFNIFRNNERIAPRSNISQRIEFLSFTSSKMDGKNIEFQTKIAAEEDFLKYLPNEKDLKASTHDEEIETGTQAGMERMASMARRFSEWTIAEHMIDSELDSGDIIIKDGSLQTSHTNEYKYVDNVFKKALEKKVIFAGLSKTCRLTTDTQISLVDSIQRLAEESNLSYDKWCYYPVAKSKEENSNHRALIMIVKLNKHAYTSFRFEILKEQADKMNKDDILEVLSLVADNSRDIRLPGYPYGLIDADMWARVKNDELEGYKTKLYSELSRKGVWSKVNPLMKIVDTHEKLDNK
- a CDS encoding SDR family NAD(P)-dependent oxidoreductase, whose amino-acid sequence is MENYCDLKGKVAVVTGASGGLGADAARAYAQQGADVALLARRKERLEALAEEIRSTGRRALAVQCDVAHEESVEKAIEEVIGYFGKIDILLNNAGVAIRGGVCDLCVEDWDMGMDVNVKGIFLVSKHVIPHMIENKYGKIVNTSSINSIAGDKDDMFIRHVYNASKAAVRGLTMGMACSYGKYGITVNAVGPGLFESEMTADTLFKSDDFLKAYSRIVPLNRPARKGELNGAILFLSSDASSYITGQTIFVDGGFSIV
- a CDS encoding TetR/AcrR family transcriptional regulator, with translation MDTKSRILQTAFNLFLEKGFASVSLNEVIKASDITTGGFYYHFDSKDSLMVAVIEKYIFNYFNSTIEQIKNFQGDPQEKLKRVVLTLVGADLNTSKQTEIMENSTGIDYRVLHILLIEGVHKYNIIKEHYMKFYYNLLEFNKEIIAEGISQGVIRNDADPTELALMTQSVMIGTIMMWVVMPTIPLEQIMTSNINQLWDHLKYVH
- a CDS encoding MFS transporter; this encodes MTPDNTPTVSNDIKIAALLAATIASFFTPFMGSSVNIALPSIGLEFGADAILLNWVTNGFLLAAAIFAVPFGRVADIHGMKRIFTYGLAIFTLASLFCAFSPSAYFLIASRILQGIGTAMIFVTGLAIITSVYPPQHRGKAIGINVAAVYVGLSFGPVLGGLMTQYLGWRSLFLLMVPFGLLVIGIVFWKLHDEWAASKGEKFDYWGSILYSLMLFLVMYGFSSLPQIDGWAMLILGVVGFLAFIRWELRAKSPVFNIRLFKNTAFTFSSLAALINYSATFAVTLLLSYYLQYIKGLEPQTAGIILVAQPIIMAITAPIAGRMSDRIEARLIATAGMATVTIALFTMTFIDSTTPITNIILGLAVLGLGFGLFSSPNTNVIMGAVQRKFYGVASATVSTMRLIGQTLSIGIATLVFSLLIGRVQITPDQFPALLESIQLCFIVFTALCFIGVFVSWWRGERKDVE
- the serB gene encoding phosphoserine phosphatase SerB, which translates into the protein MIKLIAFDLDNVLIDGEVIDEMAKLTGVEEEISKITSQAMEGEIDFGTALKERVSLLKGASVEDINKVMLEIPLMEGAKESVKELKKRGYKIATITGSFDCIAQRMKDELDLDYVYFNTLQEEDGALTGEVNGPLVDGTKREILQDIMKMEKISPEETAAVGDGANDVSMLEEAGLGIAFNAKPVLREMADVVVEKKDLRELLEIFDDGSSKKASEKAEEEAKESFTELLSQKKDLEKTLKELTAKRDKLNDEAKVFRQERDELNAKIRGNLDNALKYRDERDQINQEVKKYKKLRDEAHQAYKKMEWTSGRREAVQVEDEIKRLEKTIETRVLDIRKENELVKKVTDLRKKLQGMQEDEESRGEALKLKEESEGYHAKVVELSDQAQETHEKMLEYFRKIDEIRSQADAAHQKFIETRETANKVHDEVKATFGKIRKANKGMDRVKAKERSIEDEIVRKKNSVEREKAEEIYRKFLEGKKVSTEELLLLQKHKIV
- a CDS encoding TATA-box-binding protein; amino-acid sequence: MTKVEIKVENIVTSATLGKDIDLPQVAPALEGVEYNLEQFPGLVYKIKEPKTAALIFGSGKLVCTGAKSIENSIKAIHIAVDKMRALDPDIPHEFEIKVQNIVASANLDKTLNLEAVALDLENTEYEPEQFPGLVYRLGEPKVVLLLFGSGKVVCTGAKTIADAQLGVEKTKERLAELDLL